A stretch of Polypterus senegalus isolate Bchr_013 chromosome 3, ASM1683550v1, whole genome shotgun sequence DNA encodes these proteins:
- the dnajc22 gene encoding dnaJ homolog subfamily C member 22, whose protein sequence is MQQRRLWVTYVLWAVGGPLGLHHLYLRRDSHALLWMLTFGGFGVGWLREFFRLPAYVKKTNGKHRPSGMPVPPVSPVRFLGQVCMGIYFGMVALICLSSLNYFYLLVLPLAVSMGIHLVSNVGEETSDLHKTLMASLVTSTVFYGRPLGTFPASLVASLTATQNRRYKGGETLEEPLGVRLYRLSLAWLAFSAPLSYCVVYNTTATISYVAESIAALLDWLWFFPSLRVLLESVLLLPYRAFCLVTGGGRLILEDWERVLERFVSIHNERREAAMQVLGVSHGATFEVISHNYRELVKMWHPDHNPHNKEEASSRFMEIQEAYETLVRLNKLQQH, encoded by the exons ATGCAGCAACGACGGCTTTGGGTCACATATGTCCTTTGGGCAGTAGGAGGCCCACTAGGGCTTCATCATCTTTATCTGCGCCGGGATAGCCATGCCCTCTTGTGGATGCTGACCTTTGGAGGCTTTGGTGTGGGCTGGCTACGGGAATTCTTCCGACTGCCAGCATACGTAAAAAAGACAAATGGTAAGCAtcgcccatctgggatgccaGTACCACCCGTAAGCCCAGTTCGTTTCTTGGGCCAGGTTTGCATGGGCATTTACTTTGGAATGGTAGCTCTCATCTGCCTCTCCTCACTCAATTACTTTTACCTCCTGGTTCTGCCTTTGGCTGTCAGCATGGGCATTCATTTGGTTTCCAATGTTGGTGAGGAGACCTCTGATCTTCACAAGACCCTGATGGCCAGCCTGGTGACATCAACTGTGTTTTATGGCCGACCATTAGGGACCTTTCCAGCTAGTTTAGTAGCCAGCTTGACAGCCACCCAGAACCGACGCTACAAAGGTGGAGAAACTCTGGAGGAGCCCCTAG GTGTGAGACTTTACCGCCTCAGTCTCGCCTGGCTAGCATTCTCTGCACCTTTGTCTTATTGTGTAGTCTACAACACCACAGCCACCATCTCCTATGTAGCTGAGAGTATTGCTGCCCTGTTGGACTGGTTATGGTTCTTCCCTTCTTTGCGTGTCCTCTTGGAGTCAGTTCTTCTGCTGCCTTACCGAGCATTCTGTCTGGTGACTGGGGGAGGGCGTCTCATCTTGGAAGACTGGGAGAGGGTCCTGGAGCGGTTTGTCAGCATTCATAATGAGAGAAGGGAGGCAGCCATGCAG GTACTTGGTGTCAGCCATGGTGCCACCTTTGAAGTCATCTCTCACAATTACAGAGAACTGGTGAAAATGTGGCATCCAGATCACAATCCACACAACAAAGAAGAAGCCAGTAGCCGGTTCATGGAGATCCAAGAGGCATATGAGACTTTAGTTCGCCTGAACAAACTTCAGCAGCATTGA